A region of Toxotes jaculatrix isolate fToxJac2 chromosome 23, fToxJac2.pri, whole genome shotgun sequence DNA encodes the following proteins:
- the LOC121176731 gene encoding myeloid-associated differentiation marker homolog yields the protein MPLIVLSNSQLLWVRVAALLFTCVAFSVAAHGGSVRNGMGDWCIFCWAFSFACTLLVLLVEQFGLQARAPVSWSNFPITVACYAALLCLSASVIFPLYFLKDQTLYHEIRDHRIASTVFSCLAAVAYMGEVSLSKARPGEVAGYMATAPGLLKVCQTFVACVIFILVSEPVSYEHHAALKWCMAVYCICFILSIAVVVLCVGECTGWLPIPFSKFLSAYGLLAVIMYLTATIIWPVFHFDKKYQDRRFEQSKLIAVAVLTALNFLLYLADLAYTARLVFVTV from the coding sequence ATGCCACTGATTGTGCTTTCCAATTCCCAGCTGCTGTGGGTACGGGTAGCTGCCCTGTTATTCACCTGTGTGGCATTCAGTGTCGCAGCACATGGAGGCTCTGTGCGCAACGGTATGGGAGATTGGTGCATCTTCTGCTGGGCGTTCAGCTTTGCCTGCACCCTGTTGGTCCTGCTGGTGGAGCAGTTTGGCCTCCAGGCCCGAGCCCCAGTGTCCTGGTCCAATTTCCCCATCACTGTCGCCTGCTATGCCGCCCTCCTTTGCCTCTCTGCTTCTGTCATCTTCCCATTGTATTTTCTCAAGGACCAGACACTGTACCACGAGATTCGTGACCATCGCATCGCCTCCACCGTCTTCTCCTGCCTCGCGGCAGTTGCCTACATGGGTGAGGTGAGCCTGTCTAAAGCGAGGCCAGGAGAGGTGGCTGGTTACATGGCTACAGCCCCGGGCTTGTTGAAGGTGTGCCAGACCTTTGTGGCCTGTGTTATCTTCATCCTGGTCAGTGAGCCTGTGTCATACGAACATCATGCAGCACTCAAGTGGTGCATGGCTGTGTACTGCATCTGCTTCATCCTCTCCATAGCTGTGGTGGTGCTGTGTGTAGGAGAGTGCACCGGCTGGCTCCCTATCCCATTCTCTAAGTTCCTGTCAGCGTATGGGCTCCTGGCGGTTATCATGTACTTGACCGCGACCATCATTTGGCCCGTGTTCcattttgacaaaaagtaccaggATAGAAGATTTGAGCAGTCAAAACTGATCGCTGTGGCTGTGCTCACTGCCCTCAACTTCCTGCTTTACCTTGCTGACCTGGCCTACACTGCCAGACTAGTGTTTGTCACTGtctga